One genomic window of Solea solea chromosome 12, fSolSol10.1, whole genome shotgun sequence includes the following:
- the rag2 gene encoding V(D)J recombination-activating protein 2 — translation MTLQSLTPVNCASLLQPGCSLLQLDGQVLLFGQKGWPKRSCPTGVFGIHFKQSNMRLRAISFSNDSSYIPPLRCPAVCRLDPYDGLPESYLIHGGRTPNNEISSSLYLLTTDSRGSNRKLTICCKEKELVGTVPAARYGHTVSMVQSHGKTACVLFGGRSYRPAGERTTESWNSVVDCPPQVFLFDLEFGCSTAYTLPELSEGQSFHVALTREDCVYFIGGHSLTSDSRPPRLFRLRVELLQGSPLLSCESLDIGISISSAIITRVGPTHKYIILGGYQSDSEKRMKCTTVVLDEKGIQFETLEAPKWTPDITHSRTWFGGCAGEGKVLLAVPTEGRQPQTDMHYFYLVSFQTEGERKEEEGTQGCSQESTDYDDSPPLEDSEELYFGREPHELDDSSEGDNYNEEDEEDESQTGYWMKCCLGCQVEPNKWEPYYSTELYRPAMIFCSRGEGGHWVHAQCMELTETLLVSLSQGRKKYFCLDHGGLPYQETTPTRQVTPLKRTPIKVKNRKTPPVIKISPAKKSFFRRLFE, via the coding sequence ATGACCCTGCAGTCCTTAACGCCAGTGAACTGTGCAAGTCTCCTGCAGCCCGgctgctctctgctgcagctggatGGACAAGTTCTCCTGTTTGGCCAAAAAGGCTGGCCCAAGCGCTCCTGTCCAACGGGAGTATTTGGGATTCACTTTAAACAGAGCAATATGAGGTTAAGAGCCATCTCCTTCTCCAATGATTCTAGCTACATTCCTCCTTTACGTTGTCCAGCTGTTTGCCGCCTTGACCCCTATGACGGCCTTCCAGAGAGTTATCTCATCCACGGTGGCCGTACCCCCAACAACGAGATCTCATCAAGCTTGTACCTGCTGACCACGGACAGTCGTGGCTCTAATCGTAAACTGACCATATGCTGCAAAGAGAAGGAACTGGTGGGAACAGTGCCAGCAGCGCGGTACGGCCACACAGTGAGCATGGTTCAAAGCCACGGGAAGACGGCCTGCGTGTTATTCGGCGGAAGATCCTACAGACCTGCAGGGGAGCGGACCACAGAGAGCTGGAACAGCGTCGTAGACTGCCCTCCGCAGGTGTTCCTGTTTGACCTGGAGTTCGGTTGCTCCACTGCTTACACTCTGCCCGAACTCAGCGAAGGCCAATCCTTTCACGTAGCCCTCACTAGAGAGGACTGTGTCTACTTCATTGGCGGTCACTCGCTGACTTCTGACTCCCGTCCTCCACGGCTCTTCCGCCTGCGCGTGGAGCTCCTGCAGGGCAGCCCTTTGCTCTCCTGTGAGTCTCTTGACATTGGCATATCCATCTCTAGTGCCATCATCACCCGCGTAGGTCCCACTCACAAATATATCATCTTGGGTGGATATCAGTCTGATTCTGAAAAGAGGATGAAGTGCACCACTGTTGTTCTGGATGAGAAAGGGATTCAATTTGAGACATTAGAAGCACCTAAGTGGACTCCAGACATCACCCATAGTCGCACTTGGTTTGGAGGCTGTGCTGGTGAGGGAAAAGTCCTACTCGCCGTACCCACTGAGGGAAGGCAACCTCAAACAGATATGCATTATTTCTACCTGGTGAGCTTTCAAACAGAGGGAGAAcggaaagaagaggaaggaacACAGGGCTGCAGCCAGGAGTCCACAGATTACGATGACTCTCCCCCTCTTGAAGACTCAGAGGAGCTCTACTTTGGTCGAGAGCCACATGAGCTTGATGACAGCAGTGAAGGGGATAATTAcaatgaagaggatgaagaggatgagtCACAAACAGGTTACTGGATGAAATGTTGCCTGGGCTGTCAGGTGGAGCCCAACAAGTGGGAGCCATACTACTCCACTGAGCTCTACCGGCCAGCCATGATCTTCTGCTCcagaggggaggggggacaCTGGGTCCACGCCCAGTGCATGGAGTTGACCGAGACCCTGCTGGTCAGTCTCTCTCAGGGCAGGAAGAAGTATTTCTGCCTCGACCACGGAGGCCTCCCCTACCAGGAGACGACTCCGACTCGACAGGTCACGCCACTCAAGCGCACCCCCATCAAAGTCAAGAACAGGAAAACTCCTCCAGTGATCAAGATTTCACCCGCCAAAAAAAGCTTTTTCAGGAGACTTTTTGAGTGA
- the rag1 gene encoding V(D)J recombination-activating protein 1, whose translation MVEEQLETDGPRSSMPAELPHPQSQYSQWKFKLFRVRSMEKAPLPTESQPEGEVLLRISPTAAPEIELDNAVGPGSVMKLCLGGKSKENVEGPGGRIDRKLEEMDTHMNHLRCLCRLCGMTLRKVKGPVHEVHRDLDEGTKGVLRKMGCKFTGWPEVILKVFKVDVTEDTESVHPISFCHRCWMAAIRGGGVCSFSRTRVPEWKPHSSLCHLCFPKKHSFQRTGRKRRKSIPRVQSLAKRSRWEHINSIHVGERRFLRPFGDHEHGPALRGWEKPSIQREQWVRNITQCQKDHLSTKLISEKLPVDFLYSFTCLVCDHLLSDPVQSPCGHLFCRSCILKYNHALGPHCPVCNLPCAPKDLTPPAKAFLSALYSLPLLCPRGECGEHVRLESFKTHYLDHEQRQTDTNKQSSQLDNYLLANKGGRPRQHLLSLTRRAQKHRLRDVKNHVRVFADKEEGGDLKSVCLTLFLLALRSGNEHRQADELEALMQGRGFGLHPAVCLAIRVNTFLSCSQYHKLYRTVKAISGRQIFQPLYTLRAAEKELLPGFHQFEWQPALKNVSPSCNVGIINGLSGWASSVDDYPADTISRRFRYDVALVSALKDLEEDIMEGLRESGMEDSACTSGFRVMIKECCDGMGDVSEKHGGGPAVPEKTVRFSFTIMSVSVRPDDEEKEVTIFTEPKPNSELCCKPLCLIFVDESDHETLTALLGPIVAERNAMKESRLILSMGGMSHFFSFHFRGTGYDEKMVREMEGLEASGSTYVCTLCDSSRAEACQNMVLHSITRSHEENLDRYEIWRTNPFSESIDELRDRVKGVTAKPFMETQPTLDALHCDIGNATEFYKIFQDEIGEMHQKVNPSREERRSWRAALDKQLRKKMKLKPIMRMNGNYARRLMTMEAVEVVCELVPSEERREALRELMRIYIEMKPVWRTTCPAKECPDQLCSYSFNSQRFADLLSSVFKYRYNGKITNYLHKTLAHVPEIVERDGSIGAWASEGNESANKLFRRFRKMNARQSKTFELEDVLKHHWLYTSKYLQKFMEAHKDSARAMQATINPVEMQGVEEMSLEVTDL comes from the exons ATggtggaggagcagctggagaCAGATGGCCCCAGATCCTCCATGCCAGCAGAGCTCCCCCATCCCCAGTCTCAGTACTCTCAGTGGAAGTTTAAACTGTTTAGGGTGAGGTCCATGGAGAAGGCTCCATTGCCCACTGAGTCACAGCCTGAGGGAGAAGTCTTGCTAAGGATCTCACCTACTGCAGCTCCAGAAATAGAGTTAGATAATGCCGTGGGGCCAGGGAGTGTTATGAAATTGTGCCTTGGCGGAAAAAGCAAGGAGAATGTGGAAGGCCCAGGTGGAAGGATCGATAGGAAGCTAGAGgaaatggacacacacatgaacCACCTCAG GTGTCTGTGTCGTCTTTGTGGAATGACTTTGAGGAAAGTGAAGGGGCCTGTGCATGAAGTACACAGGGATCTGGATGAGGGCACGAAAGGTGTCTTGCGTAAAATGGGCTGCAAATTCACAGGCTGGCCAGAGGTCATCCTCAAAGTCTTCAAAGTGGACGTGACAGAGGACACAGAATCAGTCCACCCTATTTCCTTCTGCCATCGCTGCTGGATGGCTGCCATACGAGGTGGGGGTGTCTGCAGTTTCTCCAGAACAAGAGTTCCTGAGTGGAAACCCCACTCTTCCCTCTGCCACCTTTGCTTCCCCAAGAAACATTCATTCCAGCGAActggaaggaagaggaggaagagcattCCTAGAGTCCAGAGCCTGGCAAAAAGAAGCAGGTGGGAGCACATCAACAGCATTCATGTTGGAGAGCGGAGATTTTTGAGACCATTTGGAGATCATGAACACGGTCCTGCACTCAGAGGCTGGGAGAAACCCAGCATCCAGAGAGAGCAATGGGTAAGGAACATCACCCAATGCCAAAAAGACCATCTGAGTACGAAGCTGATCTCTGAGAAGCTCCCTGTGGACTTCCTGTACTCTTTCACCTGCCTGGTGTGTGACCACCTGCTCTCTGATCCAGTTCAGTCCCCCTGTGGGCACCTCTTCTGCCGCagctgcattttaaaatataaccATGCTCTGGGACCCCACTGCCCAGTGTGCAACTTGCCCTGTGCCCCCAAAGATCTCACCCCACCCGCAAAAGCCTTTTTATCAGCGCTGTATTCTCTGCCTCTGCTTTGCCCCAGAGGTGAGTGTGGTGAGCATGTGAGGCTGGAGTCATTTAAAACCCACTATCTGGATCATGAGCAGAGACAAACGGACACAAACAAGCAGTCATCACAGCTTGATAACTACCTGCTTGCCAATAAAGGGGGCAGACCCCGTCAGCACTTGCTGTCACTGACCCGTCGCGCCCAGAAACATCGACTGAGGGATGTGAAGAACCACGTGAGGGTGTTTGCAGACAAAGAGGAAGGTGGCGACCTGAAGTCTGTGTGCCTGACCCTCTTCCTGCTTGCTCTAAGATCTGGAAATGAACACCGGCAGGCAGATGAGCTTGAGGCCCTGATGCAAG GCAGAGGTTTCGGGCTACATCCTGCAGTGTGCTTGGCCATTCGAGTGAACACTTTCCTGAGCTGCAGCCAGTATCACAAGCTGTACCGGACCGTCAAAGCTATCAGCGGCCGCCAGATTTTTCAGCCCCTTTATACCCTCCGAGCTGCAGAGAAGGAGCTTCTCCCTGGCTTTCACCAGTTTGAATGGCAGCCAGCTCTGAAAAATGTGTCTCCATCTTGCAATGTTGGCATTATTAATGGGTTGTCAGGATGGGCTTCCTCAGTAGATGACTACCCAGCCGATACCATCTCTCGGAGGTTTCGCTATGATGTGGCACTGGTGTCAGCATTAAAGGATCTGGAGGAGGACATCATGGAGGGGCTGAGAGAGAGTGGGATGGAAGACAGTGCTTGCACCTCAGGCTTTCGTGTCATGATCAAAGAATGTTGTGATGGTATGGGCGATGTCAGCGAGAAGCACGGTGGAGGACCGGCTGTTCCTGAGAAGACTGTACGTTTCTCTTTCACTATAATGTCTGTCTCAGTGCGACCTGAtgatgaggagaaggaggtaACAATCTTCACTGAGCCAAAGCCAAACTCAGAACTGTGTTGTAAGCCCCTATGCTTGATTTTTGTAGATGAGTCAGACCATGAGACACTAACAGCTCTCCTGGGGCCCATAGTTGCGGAGCGTAATGCAATGAAAGAGAGCAGGCTCATCCTATCCATGGGCGGCATGTCTCACTTTTTCAGCTTCCACTTCAGAGGCACAGGATATGATGAGAAGATGGTACGAGAAATGGAAGGACTGGAGGCATCGGGATCCACATATGTCTGCACTTTGTGTGACTCAAGTCGGGCAGAAGCATGTCAAAACATGGTGCTGCACTCCATCACGCGTTCTCATGAAGAGAACCTAGACCGTTATGAAATATGGAGAACCAACCCTTTCTCTGAGTCTATAGATGAGCTGCGAGACAGAGTCAAAGGGGTCACAGCCAAACCCTTCATGGAGACCCAGCCCACACTTGATGCGTTGCACTGTGATATTGGCAACGCCACTGAGTTCTACAAAATCTTCCAGGATGAGATAGGGGAGATGCACCAAAAGGTCAACCCCAGCCGGGAGGAACGCCGCAGCTGGAGAGCAGCCCTGGATAAACAActgaggaagaagatgaagcTCAAACCAATAATGAGGATGAATGGAAACTATGCCCGCAGGCTAATGACCATGGAGGCTGTGGAGGTGGTGTGTGAGCTGGTGCcatcagaggagaggagggaggccCTCAGAGAGCTTATGAGAATCTACATCGAGATGAAGCCTGTGTGGCGCACAACCTGCCCGGCAAAGGAATGCCCCGACCAGCTGTGCAGCTACAGCTTCAACTCCCAACGCTTTGCcgacctcctctcctctgtcttcaaATACAGGTACAATGGAAAGATAACCAATTACCTTCACAAGACCCTGGCACATGTGCCTGAAATCGTTGAGAGAGATGGATCCATCGGCGCCTGGGCCAGTGAGGGGAATGAGTCAGCAAACAAGCTGTTCAGGCGTTTTAGGAAAATGAATGCACGTCAGTCTAAGACCTTTGAGCTGGAGGATGTGCTGAAACATCATTGGCTCTACACCTCCAAGTACTTGCAGAAGTTTATGGAGGCTCACAAAGATTCTGCCAGAGCTATGCAAGCTACCATCAACCCAGTAGAGATGCAGGGAGTTGAGGAAATGTCTCTGGAAGTGACTGACTTGTGA